The genomic region CGGTTGCGCCGCAAGCTGACCGGCGCGTTCACGGTCAAGCGGATGAAGCAGCTCGAAGAGGGCATCACCGCGATCACCGAGCAGCAGCTGGACTTCCTGGCCTCGCTGACCCCACCGGTCGACCTGGTCGCCTCGTTCGCGCTGCCGGTGCCATCGCTGGTCATCTGCGAACTGCTCGGCGTCCCTTACGCCGACCGCGAGACGTTCCAGTCGAACTCGTCGAAGTTCATGGAACGCGACGTGGCGCTCGACGAGAAGATGGCCGCGTTCGGCGCGATGATGGGCTACCTCGGCCAGCTGTGCGTCTCGAAGCGCGCGGAACCCGGCGAGGACATCCTGTCCGACCTGGCCCGCGACCCCGACCTCAGCGTCGAGGAGCTGACGGGCATGGCGTTCCTGCTGCTGCTCGCCGGCCACGAGACAACCGCGAACATGTTGGCACTGGGCACGTTCGCACTCCTGGAACACCCAGACCAACTCGCCGCCCTGCAGTCCGCACCGGAACTCATCCCCGACGCCGTCGAGGAGCTGATGCGATACCTGTCCGTCGCGGACATCTTCTTCCGGTACGCGGTCGAGGACGTCGAACTGGGCGGCGAACTCATCCCGGCCGGCTCGACCGTCGTGGTGTCCCTGCTGGCCGCGAACCGCGACCCGGCGAAGTTCGACAACCCCGACACCCTGGACGTGCACCGCCAGGTCCGCGGACAGGTGGCGTTCGGGCACGGCGTCCACCAGTGCCTCGGGCAGCAGCTGGCGCGGATCGAGATGCGGGCCGCATTCGACGGGTTGCTGCGCCGGTT from Lentzea guizhouensis harbors:
- a CDS encoding cytochrome P450, producing the protein MSQTVSVPQGLPMERDAGPFDPPTRITALRETRPVSPMLFPDGHEGWLVTGYEAVRQVMADTRFSSRQDLGIIHVPYETPGMPAATEPSPQIPGLFISMDPPDHTRLRRKLTGAFTVKRMKQLEEGITAITEQQLDFLASLTPPVDLVASFALPVPSLVICELLGVPYADRETFQSNSSKFMERDVALDEKMAAFGAMMGYLGQLCVSKRAEPGEDILSDLARDPDLSVEELTGMAFLLLLAGHETTANMLALGTFALLEHPDQLAALQSAPELIPDAVEELMRYLSVADIFFRYAVEDVELGGELIPAGSTVVVSLLAANRDPAKFDNPDTLDVHRQVRGQVAFGHGVHQCLGQQLARIEMRAAFDGLLRRFPTLQLATPADEVPLRTNMNIYGVHSLPVTWV